A single region of the Labeo rohita strain BAU-BD-2019 chromosome 3, IGBB_LRoh.1.0, whole genome shotgun sequence genome encodes:
- the LOC127163461 gene encoding ral guanine nucleotide dissociation stimulator-like 1: protein MGKWELTMEPVQEWGEEHEEGAVFGITLRREPVQQSADPTEAFVQYRTCKVRRLKAATLDKLVDHLLDPCCQEQDYGRILLSTYRTFTSSNILIEMLFQRDKLVSALDSTNYPNSSLWTVLQMWLEEYSDDFRDAPMHSSLRLMCLQLRGHAALFTLAKHYEILLKKFQGEDVVAGVPVEQEESALSKEASDFESDNLMDFMSFSVSDVAEQLTRMDADLFMEVVPFQCLGCVWSQRDKKENLSPTIWATITQFNAVTNRVITSLLRSSSSATQRARVIEKWVRIAQGCKELKNFSSLKAILSALQSNPIYRLRKTWPAVSREALSVFENLCETFPDENCVLTSREIFVDDGSQADMDNTTTKTSKRFPLTKQMSSAGGTVPYLGTYLTVLTMLDTALPDTVEGGLINFEKRRREYEILRQIRQLQASCSQYALPHHPQIAAWLQSQKLLSDQESYELSRQLETPHDTSPSNSGWSHRTLTKKLSSLLPGNEGSKKNADQISVSSSGSSSSEIEEISTSQSSFTSPSLSSCGRNSEAFPSSSSPDSSTMSSSSSSSQQDLNLNPSSSSSSLSVSADPHLVSTHKRSVSMTSLPFYNRQVDDSCIIRVSVEFCNNGNMYKSILLTSQDKTAQVIQRALQKHNLEDVSEQDFTLVQVLTQGRELHIPEKANVYYAMSTSANYDFVLRRCSKGQRKQLIRSVSLSSGRATK, encoded by the exons GAGCCTGTTCAGGAGTGGGGAGAGGAGCATGAAGAAGGGGCTGTGTTTGGGATCACCCTGCGCAGAGAGCCGGTCCAGCAGTCGGCCGATCCCACGGAGGCTTTTGTTCAGTACCGAACATGTAAAGTACGCAGGTTAAAAGCGGCCACACTGGACAAGCTGGTCGATCATCTTCTGGACCCCTGCTGTCAGGAGCAAGACTATGGCAGGATACTGCTGTCCACGTATCGCACCTTCACAAGCTCTAACATACTCATCGAGATGCTCTTCCAGAG GGACAAGCTTGTTTCTGCACTTGACAGCACCAATTACCCTAACAG CTCTTTGTGGACTGTGCTCCAGATGTGGTTGGAGGAGTACAGTGATGATTTCAGGGACGCTCCCATGCACTCGTCACTGCGTCTTATGTGCTTACAGTTGAGAGGACATGCCGCTCTCTTCACCCTGGCCAAGCATTATGAAATTCTCCTTAAGAAATTCCAGGGAGAAG ATGTTGTAGCTGGTGTTCCAGTTGAACAAGAAGAATCAGCTTTGAGTAAGGAGGCGAGTGATTTTGAGTCAGATAACCTGATGGATTTCATGAGTTTCTCCGTTTCGGATGTTGCCGAACAGCTCACCCGAATGGATGCT GACTTGTTCATGGAGGTAGTCCCTTTCCAGTGTCTAGGCTGTGTGTGGTCTCAACGGGACAAGAAAGAGAACCTCTCACCCACTATTTGGGCCACCATCACCCAATTCAACGCAGTTACCAACCGGGTGATCACGTCTCTGCTTCGATCCTCTTCGTCTGCCACACAAAGAGCCAGAGTCATTGAAAAATGGGTTCGGATTGCACAG GGCTGCAAAGAGCTGAAGAACTTCTCTTCTCTTAAGGCCATTTTATCTGCCCTTCAGTCCAACCCCATCTACAGACTAAGGAAGACATGGCCTGCTGTCAGCAG GGAGGCCCTGTCTGTCTTCGAGAACCTGTGTGAAACGTTCCCAGATGAGAACTGTGTTTTGACCAGCCGAGAAATCTTTGTGGAT GATGGGAGTCAAGCTGACATGGATAACACCACCACAAAAACATCCAAGAGATTTCCTCTAACAAAACAGATG AGCTCTGCTGGAGGGACAGTTCCATATCTGGGGACATACCTTACAGTACTGACCATGCTGGACACTGCCCTACCAGACACTGTGGAG GGTGGCCTCATTAATTTTGAAAAGAGAAGACGG GAATATGAGATTTTAAGGCAGATCCGTCAGCTGCAGGCCTCGTGTTCCCAGTATGCTTTACCCCATCATCCTCAGATCGCTGCATGGCTACAGAGTCAAAAACTGCTGTCGGATCAGGAGAG CTATGAACTTTCCAGACAACTGGAGACTCCTCATGACACTTCTCCATCCAACAGTGGCTGGAGTCACCGAACTCTCACCAAAAAGCTCTCATC GCTCTTGCCAGGGAATGAGGGGTCCAAAAAGAACGCAGACCAGATCAGCGTATCCTCGTCAGGATCTAGCAGCTCTGAAATTGAGGAAATATCTACTTCTCAATCATCTTTTACATCACCG TCTCTTTCCAGCTGTGGTCGGAACTCTGAAGCTTTTCCCTCATCTTCCTCTCCTGATTCCTCCACCATGTCTAGTTCATCCTCCAGCTCTCAGCAGGACCTCAACCTGAATCCATCTTCCTCATCCTCCTCTTTATCAGTGTCAGCTGACCCACACCTGGTCTCCACCCATAAGCGCTCAGTCTCCATGACCTCTCTGCCCTTCTACAACAGACAGGTGGATGACTCGTGCATCATCAGGGTCAGTGTGGAGTTCTGCAACAATGGCAATATGTACAAGAGCATACTG TTGACCAGTCAGGATAAGACGGCGCAGGTGATCCAGAGAGCTCTGCAAAAACACAACCTAGAAGATGTTAGTGAGCAGGACTTCACCCTCGTACAAGTTCTGACCCAAGGCAGAG aGTTGCATATTCCAGAAAAGGCCAACGTATATTATGCCATGTCTACATCAGCCAACTACGACTTTGTTCTACGTCGATGCTCAAAAGGCCAACGGAAACAACTCATACGCTCTGTTTCACTGTCATCAGGGCGAGCCACAAAATAA